One region of Priestia megaterium genomic DNA includes:
- a CDS encoding 3D domain-containing protein, translating into MKKFVFTLGTTAILSAGFVGAASASTSGTYEVQKGDTLWKIAQNHNVSVDELKDANNLTSTLIYPNQTLNLSSIKEIVHTVKRGDTLWSIGQHYGVTVEEIKEWNGLTSDLVFPGEQFKIKAAQAAQSQTASAPVAKAAPQVQQSQTAQAQQEQAAQEQAQKEQEQAQVAAQEQAQKEQEQAQAAAQEQAQKEQEQAQVAAQEQAQKEQEQAQVAAQEQAQKEQEQAQAAAQAQAAQEQAQKEQEQAQAAAQAQAAQEQAQKEQEQAQAAAQAQAAQEQAQKEQEQAQAAAQAQAAQEQAQKEQAAQQQQQQAQQQQQSQQQASGKSMTVEATAYTANCAGCSGTTATGVNLKSNPNQRVIAVDPSVIPLGSKVYVEGYGQAVAADTGGAIKGNRIDVFVSSDSAAQDWGRRSVKITVID; encoded by the coding sequence ATGAAGAAATTTGTATTTACTCTAGGGACAACGGCAATTCTTTCAGCAGGATTTGTAGGTGCAGCATCTGCCTCTACAAGCGGAACGTATGAAGTACAAAAAGGTGACACTTTATGGAAAATCGCTCAAAATCATAATGTGAGCGTAGACGAGCTAAAAGATGCTAATAACTTAACATCAACACTAATTTATCCAAATCAGACACTAAACTTATCTAGCATAAAAGAAATCGTACATACTGTAAAACGTGGTGACACTTTGTGGTCAATCGGTCAACATTATGGCGTAACAGTAGAAGAAATTAAAGAATGGAACGGTTTAACATCAGACTTAGTTTTCCCTGGAGAACAATTTAAAATTAAAGCGGCACAAGCAGCTCAATCTCAAACAGCTAGTGCGCCAGTAGCAAAGGCAGCTCCACAAGTGCAGCAGTCTCAAACGGCACAAGCTCAGCAAGAACAAGCAGCCCAAGAGCAAGCACAAAAAGAACAAGAGCAAGCTCAAGTAGCAGCCCAAGAGCAAGCACAAAAAGAACAAGAGCAAGCTCAAGCAGCAGCCCAAGAGCAAGCACAAAAAGAACAAGAGCAAGCTCAAGTAGCAGCACAAGAACAAGCACAAAAAGAACAAGAGCAAGCTCAAGTAGCAGCACAAGAACAAGCACAAAAAGAACAAGAGCAAGCTCAAGCAGCAGCACAAGCACAGGCAGCCCAAGAGCAAGCGCAAAAAGAACAAGAGCAAGCTCAAGCAGCAGCACAAGCACAGGCAGCCCAAGAGCAAGCGCAAAAAGAACAAGAGCAAGCTCAAGCAGCAGCACAAGCACAGGCAGCCCAAGAGCAAGCGCAAAAAGAACAAGAGCAAGCTCAAGCAGCAGCACAAGCACAGGCAGCCCAAGAGCAGGCACAAAAAGAACAAGCAGCTCAACAGCAACAACAACAAGCTCAGCAACAACAGCAGTCTCAACAGCAAGCTAGCGGCAAGTCTATGACTGTTGAAGCAACAGCTTATACAGCTAACTGTGCTGGATGCAGTGGTACGACAGCTACTGGAGTAAATTTAAAATCAAATCCAAATCAACGAGTAATTGCGGTTGATCCTAGCGTTATTCCATTAGGTTCAAAAGTATACGTTGAAGGTTATGGTCAAGCTGTAGCGGCAGATACGGGTGGCGCAATTAAAGGAAATCGAATTGACGTATTCGTTTCTTCAGATAGTGCTGCACAAGACTGGGGCAGAAGATCAGTTAAAATTACAGTTATCGACTAA
- a CDS encoding M15 family metallopeptidase codes for MKFYKKIALLIVLGVIAGFSYLGYQGLFRHDDHLNTSDHNPLSSSKQKQNSIEVVGNPESIAVLVNKQNLLPDHYEPADLVYPDVRFIFKEKIEKRQMRTEAAKALERMFSAAEREGIYLAGVSAYRSQIRQESLYQAYIKQDGEAAASHYSAHPGSSEHQTGLSIDVSSSTGKCAAQDCFKDTPEAKWIERNSYKYGYIVRYPEGKQQITGYKYEPWHIRFVGKELASKVYKKGITLEEYYNDYMQVDNPVQ; via the coding sequence ATGAAATTTTATAAAAAAATAGCATTACTAATAGTGCTGGGTGTGATCGCAGGATTCTCGTATCTAGGCTATCAGGGATTATTTCGGCACGACGATCATTTGAACACGTCTGATCATAATCCTTTATCTTCTTCTAAACAGAAGCAAAATAGCATAGAAGTTGTTGGGAACCCCGAATCCATTGCCGTGCTAGTAAATAAGCAAAATCTTCTTCCTGATCACTATGAACCCGCTGACCTTGTATACCCAGACGTTCGGTTTATATTTAAAGAAAAAATTGAAAAGCGACAAATGCGTACAGAAGCAGCAAAAGCGTTAGAAAGAATGTTTTCAGCTGCTGAACGAGAAGGGATTTACCTAGCCGGTGTTTCCGCTTATCGTTCTCAAATTCGCCAGGAATCTCTTTATCAAGCGTACATAAAGCAAGATGGAGAAGCGGCAGCCAGTCATTATAGCGCCCATCCAGGCAGCAGTGAGCATCAGACTGGTTTAAGTATAGATGTATCAAGCAGCACAGGTAAGTGTGCGGCTCAAGATTGTTTTAAAGATACTCCTGAAGCCAAATGGATTGAAAGAAATTCATATAAATATGGATACATTGTTCGCTATCCAGAGGGAAAGCAGCAGATTACAGGTTATAAATATGAGCCGTGGCATATACGATTTGTCGGAAAAGAACTCGCCTCTAAAGTGTATAAAAAAGGAATTACGTTAGAAGAATATTATAATGACTACATGCAAGTTGATAATCCAGTTCAATAA
- a CDS encoding GNAT family N-acetyltransferase, with the protein MLKQHVLEDIQKLQSICQQEEKIELKLNFDMLRSRKQNEVNDFFYYENNQLVGFIGLYGFGNTVEICGMVDPSYRRKKIFSKLFSQALHMCKKREYTEILLNAPGDSISGRGFLKKIPCSFTFSEYQMKWVKKELEDDNPFVTLRSSLLDTDMKMEMQVNMECFGMSLTEAAAYYEQMKTEEQQNHFIVEYNSQAVGKLRVSYDKSEAWIYGFGILPSYQKLGIGKAALKQVVLQQHQLGYDVFLEVEAKNKRALQLYETCGFDSYHVQDYYVYSL; encoded by the coding sequence ATGTTAAAACAACATGTACTAGAAGATATACAAAAGCTACAGTCTATTTGCCAACAAGAAGAAAAAATAGAGCTGAAGCTGAATTTTGACATGTTACGAAGTCGAAAACAAAATGAAGTTAACGATTTTTTTTATTATGAAAATAATCAGCTTGTTGGATTTATTGGTCTTTATGGGTTTGGGAATACAGTAGAAATATGCGGAATGGTCGATCCTAGCTATCGCCGAAAAAAGATTTTTTCAAAGCTGTTTTCTCAAGCTTTACATATGTGTAAGAAGCGTGAGTATACAGAGATTTTATTAAATGCTCCTGGCGATTCGATTTCAGGCAGGGGGTTCTTAAAGAAGATTCCATGTTCATTTACTTTTTCAGAATATCAAATGAAGTGGGTGAAAAAAGAATTAGAAGATGATAATCCCTTTGTTACACTTCGCTCTTCCCTATTAGATACCGATATGAAAATGGAAATGCAAGTTAATATGGAATGCTTTGGTATGTCTTTAACAGAAGCAGCTGCTTATTATGAGCAAATGAAAACGGAAGAACAGCAAAATCATTTTATCGTAGAGTACAATAGTCAGGCGGTTGGAAAGTTAAGGGTATCTTATGATAAAAGCGAAGCATGGATTTATGGATTTGGTATTTTACCTTCCTATCAAAAATTAGGAATAGGAAAGGCTGCTTTAAAACAAGTCGTTTTACAGCAGCATCAGCTAGGATATGATGTATTTCTTGAGGTTGAAGCAAAAAACAAACGCGCTTTGCAACTTTACGAAACATGCGGCTTCGATTCATATCACGTGCAGGATTATTACGTATACAGCTTGTAG
- a CDS encoding SH3 domain-containing protein has translation MKTITKSISVFALAAGFTFSSLSGTLPFTHEQTASAAEKINAPFSVYEVTANVLNIRSKPSTQGKILDTLRKKDQIEVVKFVNADWAAIKIIGGTGYISTSYLMKVPTIVHTAANLNLRTGPSTSNKVVTTVPRGKSVSFLAWGYSKDNKLSFDWAFVEYNGFKGYVSTSYLQLPSYR, from the coding sequence ATGAAGACAATTACAAAATCTATATCGGTTTTTGCATTAGCAGCTGGCTTTACTTTTTCATCTCTATCTGGAACACTGCCATTCACTCACGAGCAAACAGCAAGTGCAGCAGAAAAAATAAACGCACCGTTCAGCGTATATGAAGTGACAGCAAACGTACTCAATATACGTTCAAAACCTAGCACTCAGGGAAAGATTCTTGATACATTAAGAAAAAAAGATCAAATTGAAGTAGTCAAGTTTGTAAATGCAGACTGGGCTGCCATTAAAATAATTGGCGGCACCGGATATATCAGTACTTCCTATTTAATGAAAGTCCCTACTATTGTTCATACAGCTGCTAACCTTAATTTACGCACAGGGCCTAGCACAAGCAACAAAGTTGTAACAACTGTTCCTAGAGGAAAAAGCGTCAGCTTCTTAGCTTGGGGCTACTCAAAAGATAACAAGCTTTCATTTGATTGGGCTTTTGTAGAATACAACGGCTTTAAAGGATATGTAAGCACTTCGTACTTACAGTTACCTAGTTATAGATAA
- a CDS encoding YjcZ family sporulation protein produces the protein MSFYGGYGYGAGHGSSFALIVVLFILLIIIGASWAGHY, from the coding sequence ATGAGTTTTTACGGAGGTTATGGATACGGAGCAGGTCACGGAAGTAGCTTTGCGTTAATCGTTGTGCTATTTATTTTACTAATCATCATCGGTGCTTCATGGGCAGGGCACTATTAA